Proteins encoded within one genomic window of Columba livia isolate bColLiv1 breed racing homer chromosome 1, bColLiv1.pat.W.v2, whole genome shotgun sequence:
- the LOC102097443 gene encoding NADH dehydrogenase [ubiquinone] 1 alpha subcomplex subunit 6 — protein sequence MAVAGKGAVSAAVKPIFSRDLGEAKRRVRELYRAWYREVPNAVHLYQLDITVKQGRNKVREMFMKNAHVRDPRVIDMLVIKGKMDLQETIQVWKQRTHIMRYFHETETPRPKDFLSKFYAGHDP from the exons ATGGCGGTGGCGGGGAAAGGCGCGGTGTCCGCGGCGGTGAAGCCGATCTTTAGCCGGGACCTGGGCGAAGCGAAGCGGCGCGTGAGGGAACTGTACCGCGCCTGGTACCGCGAGGTGCCCAACGCCG TACACCTGTACCAGCTGGACATCACGGTGAAGCAGGGGCGTAACAAGGTGCGGGAGATGTTCATGAAGAATGCCCACGTTAGAGATCCACGGGTGATAGACATGCTGGTTATTAAG GGAAAAATGGATCTTCAAGAAACGATTCAGGTGTGGAAGCAGAGGACTCACATCATGAGGTATTTCCATGAGACTGAAACCCCACGGCCTAAAGACTTTCTGTCCAAATTCTATGCAGGCCACGATCCCTGA
- the LOC102097622 gene encoding cytochrome P450 2D15 isoform X2, translating to MALLLWLGSQLSSYLSNVSILAVFLTVFTLVLDFTKRRRKWSRYPPGPTSLPFIGTMLSVDFQNPHLSFNKLQKQFGNVFNLQNCWTNMVVLNGYKAVKEALVHRSEDFADRPDVPIYEHLGYGSKAEGIVMARYGHVWKELRRFTLSTLRNFGMGKKSLEERVKEEAGFLCSAISSEEGRPFDLRFLVNNAVCNVICTTIYGKRFNYGDETFKKLLHLFEKFLKEGSGFLTQLLNMVPTLLHIPGLLQKVFRGQKEFMDFTDMFVHKHMETWNPAYTRDFTDEFLKEMKKGKAAEESGFNYNNLRLVTADLFGAGTETTSTTLRWAVLYMILHPEIQSKVQAEIDKVIGRERSPTMEDQVSMPYTSAVIHEVQRCGDVVPIGVPHRTYRDTELQGFFIPKVAVSAWGNSWPGWSCLFSLPLSCRNSPLFSLRTSPGHGRMVTLPS from the exons ATGGCATTGCTCCTTTGGCTGGGGTCCCAGCTGTCATCCTACTTGAGCAACGTCTCTATACTGGCAGTTTTTCTTACGGTCTTTACTTTAGTTCTTGACTTCACGAAGCGCAGGAGGAAGTGGAGCCGTTACCCGCCGGGCCCAACGTCGCTGCCGTTCATTGGGACCATGCTGTCTGTTGACTTCCAAAACCCCCACCTCTCCTTCAACAAG CTTCAAAAGCAGTTTGGAAATGTCTTCAATCTCCAGAACTGCTGGACCAACATGGTGGTACTGAACGGGTATAAAGCAGTGAAGGAAGCCCTGGTCCACAGATCGGAGGACTTTGCTGACCGGCCAGATGTGCCCATATACGAACATCTGGGCTATGGAAGTAAAGCTGAAG GAATTGTTATGGCGAGATACGGACACGTCTGGAAGGAACTGAGGAGATTCACGCTCTCTACCTTGAGGAACTTTGggatgggaaagaaatcctTGGAGGAGCGAGTGAAGGAGGAAGCGGGATTTCTGTGCTCTGCAATCAGTTCTGAAGAAG GTCGGCCTTTCGATTTACGTTTTCTTGTAAACAATGCAGTCTGCAATGTTATCTGCACCACCATCTATGGAAAGCGTTTCAACTACGGTGATGAGACATTCAAGAAGCTGTTacatttgtttgaaaaattCCTGAAGGAAGGATCTGGATTCCTGACTCAG CTTCTTAACATGGTGCCCACTTTGTTGCACATCCCTGGACTGCTACAGAAAGTCTTTCGAGGGCAAAAGGAGTTCATGGACTTCACAGACATGTTCGTACATAAGCACATGGAGACTTGGAACCCTGCTTACACCCGAGATTTCACCGATgagtttttaaaggaaatgaagaag ggcaAGGCTGCTGAAGAGAGCGGTTTCAACTATAACAACCTTCGTCTGGTGACCGCAGACTTGTTTGGAGCTGGGACTGAGACCACCTCCACCACCCTCCGCTGGGCAGTTCTGTACATGATTCTCCACCCAGAAATACAGA GTAAGGTCCAAGCAGAGATTGATAAGGTGATTGGCAGAGAGAGATCACCCACCATGGAGGACCAAGTGAGCATGCCCTACACCAGCGCTGTGATCCATGAAGTGCAACGCTGTGGAGATGTCGTTCCCATTGGAGTACCACATAGGACATACCGGGACACTGAGTTGCAAGGCTTCTTCATTCCCAAG GTCGCCGTGTCTGCCTGGGGGAACAGCTGGCCAGGATGgagctgtttattttctttaccacTCTCCTGCAGAAATTCACCTTTGTTCTCCCTGAGGACCAGCCCAGGCCACGGGAGGATGGTCACTTTGCCTTCATAA
- the SMDT1 gene encoding essential MCU regulator, mitochondrial has translation MAAAGGRLLAVAAAYSGRAGWRGLPRSPVVPLVPSRSATVTRSGAILPKPVKTPFGLLRVFSVVIPFLYVGTQISKNFAALLEEHDIFVPEDDDDDD, from the exons atgGCAGCGGCAGGCGGGCGGCTCCTGGCAGTGGCCGCGGCTTACTCGGGGCGGGCGGGCTGGCGCGGGCTGCCTCGCAGCCCGGTCGTGCCACTCGTGCCCTCCCGGAGCGCCACCGTCACCCGCAGTGGCGCCATTTTGCCGAAGCCGGTTAAG ACGCCGTTCGGCCTTCTGAGGGTGTTTAGCGTTGTGATCCCTTTCCTGTATGTCGGGACTCAGATCAGTAAGAACTTCGCAGCCCTGCTCGAAGAACATGATATCTTTGTCCCAGAGGACGATGACGACGATGATTAA
- the LOC102097622 gene encoding cytochrome P450 2D14 isoform X1, with translation MALLLWLGSQLSSYLSNVSILAVFLTVFTLVLDFTKRRRKWSRYPPGPTSLPFIGTMLSVDFQNPHLSFNKLQKQFGNVFNLQNCWTNMVVLNGYKAVKEALVHRSEDFADRPDVPIYEHLGYGSKAEGIVMARYGHVWKELRRFTLSTLRNFGMGKKSLEERVKEEAGFLCSAISSEEGRPFDLRFLVNNAVCNVICTTIYGKRFNYGDETFKKLLHLFEKFLKEGSGFLTQLLNMVPTLLHIPGLLQKVFRGQKEFMDFTDMFVHKHMETWNPAYTRDFTDEFLKEMKKGKAAEESGFNYNNLRLVTADLFGAGTETTSTTLRWAVLYMILHPEIQSKVQAEIDKVIGRERSPTMEDQVSMPYTSAVIHEVQRCGDVVPIGVPHRTYRDTELQGFFIPKGTTIITNLSSVLKDETVWEKPNEFYPEHFLDTNGKFVKPEAFLPFSAGRRVCLGEQLARMELFIFFTTLLQKFTFVLPEDQPRPREDGHFAFISSPHPYLVRAIPR, from the exons ATGGCATTGCTCCTTTGGCTGGGGTCCCAGCTGTCATCCTACTTGAGCAACGTCTCTATACTGGCAGTTTTTCTTACGGTCTTTACTTTAGTTCTTGACTTCACGAAGCGCAGGAGGAAGTGGAGCCGTTACCCGCCGGGCCCAACGTCGCTGCCGTTCATTGGGACCATGCTGTCTGTTGACTTCCAAAACCCCCACCTCTCCTTCAACAAG CTTCAAAAGCAGTTTGGAAATGTCTTCAATCTCCAGAACTGCTGGACCAACATGGTGGTACTGAACGGGTATAAAGCAGTGAAGGAAGCCCTGGTCCACAGATCGGAGGACTTTGCTGACCGGCCAGATGTGCCCATATACGAACATCTGGGCTATGGAAGTAAAGCTGAAG GAATTGTTATGGCGAGATACGGACACGTCTGGAAGGAACTGAGGAGATTCACGCTCTCTACCTTGAGGAACTTTGggatgggaaagaaatcctTGGAGGAGCGAGTGAAGGAGGAAGCGGGATTTCTGTGCTCTGCAATCAGTTCTGAAGAAG GTCGGCCTTTCGATTTACGTTTTCTTGTAAACAATGCAGTCTGCAATGTTATCTGCACCACCATCTATGGAAAGCGTTTCAACTACGGTGATGAGACATTCAAGAAGCTGTTacatttgtttgaaaaattCCTGAAGGAAGGATCTGGATTCCTGACTCAG CTTCTTAACATGGTGCCCACTTTGTTGCACATCCCTGGACTGCTACAGAAAGTCTTTCGAGGGCAAAAGGAGTTCATGGACTTCACAGACATGTTCGTACATAAGCACATGGAGACTTGGAACCCTGCTTACACCCGAGATTTCACCGATgagtttttaaaggaaatgaagaag ggcaAGGCTGCTGAAGAGAGCGGTTTCAACTATAACAACCTTCGTCTGGTGACCGCAGACTTGTTTGGAGCTGGGACTGAGACCACCTCCACCACCCTCCGCTGGGCAGTTCTGTACATGATTCTCCACCCAGAAATACAGA GTAAGGTCCAAGCAGAGATTGATAAGGTGATTGGCAGAGAGAGATCACCCACCATGGAGGACCAAGTGAGCATGCCCTACACCAGCGCTGTGATCCATGAAGTGCAACGCTGTGGAGATGTCGTTCCCATTGGAGTACCACATAGGACATACCGGGACACTGAGTTGCAAGGCTTCTTCATTCCCAAG GGGACGACGATCATCACCAACTTGTCTTCCGTGCTGAAGGATGAGACAGTCTGGGAGAAGCCAAATGAGTTTTACCCCGAACACTTCCTGGATACGAATGGGAAGTTTGTGAAACCAGAGGCCTTCCTGCCCTTCTCAGCAG GTCGCCGTGTCTGCCTGGGGGAACAGCTGGCCAGGATGgagctgtttattttctttaccacTCTCCTGCAGAAATTCACCTTTGTTCTCCCTGAGGACCAGCCCAGGCCACGGGAGGATGGTCACTTTGCCTTCATAAGCTCCCCGCACCCGTACCTGGTGCGAGCAATCCCAAGATAA
- the PHETA2 gene encoding sesquipedalian-2 isoform X1, whose amino-acid sequence MQLFTLLVPAVLVSDSFSATFRPTRDGARHSEALEALGKQAAHPRKTAQDCGLTHTVGGAMKLNERSVAHYATCDSPTDHAGFLRKRVERHHHHTHHHHATSYQRRWFVLKGNLLFYFEERESREPMGLVVLEGCTVELCEAAEEFAFAIRFDDAGARAYVLVADGQAAMEAWVKAISRASFDYMRVVVRELEKQLEEACKSLAACRNSPRRSSSSGRKRHLSNPALQPLQEKPTILENGYSTWGSGGSVPGGTTCPDRDGGHVKPPPLPPRRRSAAGSTAVSPAMPESPVSPDTACFSKLHSWYGQEIVVLRREWQERQKRGHP is encoded by the exons ATGCAGCTCTTTACTCTTTTAGTCCCAGCTGTTCTGGTTTCTGACTCCTTCTCTGCCACCTTTCGTCCAACCAGGGATGGAGCTCGGCACAGCGAAGCTTTGGAGGCCCTCGGCAAGCAAGCAGCCCACCCAAGGAAGACAGCACAGGATTGTGGTCTGACCCACACAGTCG GTGGGGCCATGAAGCTGAACGAGCGGAGCGTGGCCCACTACGCCACCTGCGACTCACCCACTGACCATGCTGGCTTCCTCCGCAAGCGTGTGGAGCGGCACCACCACCATACCCACCACCACCACGCCACCTCCTACCAGCGCCGCTGGTTCGTCCTCAAGGGCAACCTCCTCTTCTACTTCGAGGAGCGGGAGAGCCGGGAGCCCAtggggctggtggtgctggaggGCTGCACCGTGGAGCTGTGCGAGGCTGCTGAGGAGTTCGCCTTTGCCATCCGCTTTGACGACGCTGGTGCCAGGGCTTACGTGCTGGTGGCTGATGGGCAGGCTGCCATGGAGGCCTGGGTGAAGGCAATCTCACGGGCCAGCTTTGACTACATGCGCGTGGTGGtgagggagctggagaagcagctggaggaggcCTGCAAGAGCCTGGCCGCTTGCCGCAACTCACCGCGGAGGTCCTCCTCCTCTGGCAGGAAGAGGCACCTCTCCAACCCCGCCTTGCAGCCCCTCCAGGAGAAGCCCACCATCCTGGAGAACGGTTACTCCACGTGGGGCAGTGGCGGCAGTGTCCCTGGGGGGACCACCTGCCCCGACCGTGATGGGGGGCATGTGAAGCCCCCGCCCCTGCCTCCGCGCCGGCGctcagctgctggcagcaccgCAGTGTCCCCAGCCATGCCAGAGAGCCCAGTGTCACCAGACACAGCCTGCTTCTCCAAGCTGCACAGCTGGTATGGGCAGGAGATCGTGGTGCTGAGACGGGAGTggcaggagaggcagaagaggGGACACCCATGA
- the PHETA2 gene encoding sesquipedalian-2 isoform X2: MKLNERSVAHYATCDSPTDHAGFLRKRVERHHHHTHHHHATSYQRRWFVLKGNLLFYFEERESREPMGLVVLEGCTVELCEAAEEFAFAIRFDDAGARAYVLVADGQAAMEAWVKAISRASFDYMRVVVRELEKQLEEACKSLAACRNSPRRSSSSGRKRHLSNPALQPLQEKPTILENGYSTWGSGGSVPGGTTCPDRDGGHVKPPPLPPRRRSAAGSTAVSPAMPESPVSPDTACFSKLHSWYGQEIVVLRREWQERQKRGHP; the protein is encoded by the coding sequence ATGAAGCTGAACGAGCGGAGCGTGGCCCACTACGCCACCTGCGACTCACCCACTGACCATGCTGGCTTCCTCCGCAAGCGTGTGGAGCGGCACCACCACCATACCCACCACCACCACGCCACCTCCTACCAGCGCCGCTGGTTCGTCCTCAAGGGCAACCTCCTCTTCTACTTCGAGGAGCGGGAGAGCCGGGAGCCCAtggggctggtggtgctggaggGCTGCACCGTGGAGCTGTGCGAGGCTGCTGAGGAGTTCGCCTTTGCCATCCGCTTTGACGACGCTGGTGCCAGGGCTTACGTGCTGGTGGCTGATGGGCAGGCTGCCATGGAGGCCTGGGTGAAGGCAATCTCACGGGCCAGCTTTGACTACATGCGCGTGGTGGtgagggagctggagaagcagctggaggaggcCTGCAAGAGCCTGGCCGCTTGCCGCAACTCACCGCGGAGGTCCTCCTCCTCTGGCAGGAAGAGGCACCTCTCCAACCCCGCCTTGCAGCCCCTCCAGGAGAAGCCCACCATCCTGGAGAACGGTTACTCCACGTGGGGCAGTGGCGGCAGTGTCCCTGGGGGGACCACCTGCCCCGACCGTGATGGGGGGCATGTGAAGCCCCCGCCCCTGCCTCCGCGCCGGCGctcagctgctggcagcaccgCAGTGTCCCCAGCCATGCCAGAGAGCCCAGTGTCACCAGACACAGCCTGCTTCTCCAAGCTGCACAGCTGGTATGGGCAGGAGATCGTGGTGCTGAGACGGGAGTggcaggagaggcagaagaggGGACACCCATGA